Proteins co-encoded in one Gadus morhua chromosome 6, gadMor3.0, whole genome shotgun sequence genomic window:
- the LOC115545496 gene encoding protein asteroid homolog 1 isoform X2, with translation MGVQGLWSLLEEYNQIYQDIHFWDSKLVVDGTNLAHLLYNRANLDQNHGGEYLAFQAEVKAFFKTLDDCQIKAYVVIDGGSGTSDIKLNHRMDRQRKRVKKIPDALKGGKKGFYALFTTTVFEETLNDMKVPLVRCFREADGQLAALAKKWSCPVLSRDSDFYIYDLPEGFLPLDHFQMDSVKASGARSCISCKRYTTSRFCTLFNIGHQLLPVFATLAGNDYDILRNVKWDRYVPEGSPKMKSKSPRLVGLLSWLGARTDRTTEDTLTAAMALIPNISQQARTEMRTEVQNAMLEYRLPSSSLRRFFSEGTVPPLPPEIWSWVPEWVRVSLARGDLGAKILDYDILVHRRKFLRIQVECSVLQSSNLTSRPIRQVMYGLLLGQGEGEVEEWDRDGLELVSVKVQPLVQGAAQTLRLDSLPQADPAVRLQVCLETLGVEEETLEGVPAHLRLPVAVTRYWLRRASPEPTVLKALLMVMVQGELNRRTGGATGWQGVTSHNPHPLDGVVAQSFNQWQACLKDTSQLNLLLCKPLPEPHYAWLYQGRLVHRRQKQLLNREPEEILHDPRFRRLYRRLLGAVTQPDPGANRRAGGPEAQLRASTEHLHLNTQDEEEEEKELGGAEGLDQGSVSTTVS, from the exons ATGGGGGTACAGGGCTTGTGGTCGCTGCTGGAGGAATACAACCAGATCTACCAGGACATCCACTTCTGGGACAGCAAGCTAGTGGTGGACGGCACTAACCTGGCCCACCTCCTCTACAACAGGGCCAACCTGGACCAGAACCACGGCGGGGAGTACCTGGCCTTCCAGGCGGAGGTCAAGGCATTTTTCAAGACTCTGGacgactgtcaaattaaagcaTATGTTGTGATTGACGGAGGCTCGGGCACCAGCGACATCAAACTAAACCACAGGATGGACCGTCAAAGAAAACGTGTCAAGAAGATCCCTGACGCTCTGAAGGGTGGGAAAAAGGGCTTTTATGCCCTCTTTACCACAACAGTGTTCGAAGAGACGCTGAACGACATGAAGGTGCCGCTGGTCAGGTGCTTCAGAGAGGCCGACGGCCAGCTGGCTGCCCTGGCCAAAAAGTGGTCCTGCCCGGTGCTGTCCAGAGACAGCGACTTCTACATCTACGACCTTCCAGAGGGGTTTCTACCCCTGGATCACTTCCAGATGGACTCAGTTAAAGCAAGTGGGGCcaggagttgcatctcctgcaAGCGATACACCACGTCCAGGTTCTGTACCCTTTTCAACATCGGCCACCAGCTGCTGCCCGTCTTCGCCACTTTGGCAGGGAACGACTATGACATCCTCAGAAATGTTAAGTGGGACAGGTATGTTCCAGAGGGAAGTCCTAAAATGAAGTCCAAGTCCCCCCGCCTGGTGGGCCTCCTGAGTTGGCTGGGAGCCAGGACAGACCGGACAACAGAAGACACCTTGACAGCAGCGATGGCACTCATACCCAACATTAGCCAACAGGCGCGGACGGAAATGCGGACGGAGGTGCAGAACGCCATGCTAGAGTACCGACTCCCCAGCTCCTCTCTGCGGAGGTTTTTCAGTGAGGGAACTGTTCCGCCGCTGCCTCCTGAGATCTGGAGCTGGGTCCCTGAGTGGGTCCGTGTGTCCCTGGCCAGAGGAGACCTGGGGGCCAAAATACTGGACTATGACATACTTGTGCACAGGAGGAAGTTTCTGCGAATCCAGGTGGAGTGCAGCGTCCTGCAGAGCTCTAACCTCACCTCACGGCCCATCCGGCAGGTGATGTACGGGCTGCTGCTGGgccagggggagggtgaggtggaggagtgggaCCGGGACGGTCTGGAGCTCGTCAGTGTCAAGGTGCAACCGCTGGTCCAAGGAGCCGCTCAGACGCTGAGGCTGGACTCTCTGCCCCAG GCAGACCCCGCTGTGaggctgcaggtgtgtctggaGACACTGGGCGTGGAGGAAGAGACGCTGGAGGGAGTTCCGGCTCACCTGCGCCTCCCAGTGGCTGTGACCCGCTACTGGCTGAGGAGGGCCAGCCCTGAGCCGACGGTCCTCAAAGCTCTGCTGATGGTCATGGTCCAAGGAGAACTGAACCGACGGACAGGAGGGGCAACAG gctgGCAGGGGGTCACCAGCCACAACCCTCACCCTCTGGATGGTGTCGTGGCTCAAAGCTTCAACCAATGGCAGGCCTGCCTGAAGGACACCTCCCAGCTCAACCTGCTGCTCTGCAAGCCCCTCCCTGAACCCCACTACGCCTG GTTGTACCAGGGCAGGCTGGTGCACCGGCGGCAGAAGCAGCTTCTGAACAGGGAGCCAGAGGAGATACTTCATGACCCCCGGTTCAGGAGACTGTACAGGAGGCTCCTGGGAGCAGTGACCCAGCCAGACCCCGGGGCCaacaggagagctggggggccTGAGGCCCAGCTGAGGGCCAGCACGGAGCACCTTCACCTCAACAcccaggatgaggaggaggaggagaaggagctgggCGGGGCTGAAGGCCTGGATCAGGGATCAG TCTCCACCACGGTTTCCTGA
- the LOC115545496 gene encoding protein asteroid homolog 1 isoform X1, with translation MGVQGLWSLLEEYNQIYQDIHFWDSKLVVDGTNLAHLLYNRANLDQNHGGEYLAFQAEVKAFFKTLDDCQIKAYVVIDGGSGTSDIKLNHRMDRQRKRVKKIPDALKGGKKGFYALFTTTVFEETLNDMKVPLVRCFREADGQLAALAKKWSCPVLSRDSDFYIYDLPEGFLPLDHFQMDSVKASGARSCISCKRYTTSRFCTLFNIGHQLLPVFATLAGNDYDILRNVKWDRYVPEGSPKMKSKSPRLVGLLSWLGARTDRTTEDTLTAAMALIPNISQQARTEMRTEVQNAMLEYRLPSSSLRRFFSEGTVPPLPPEIWSWVPEWVRVSLARGDLGAKILDYDILVHRRKFLRIQVECSVLQSSNLTSRPIRQVMYGLLLGQGEGEVEEWDRDGLELVSVKVQPLVQGAAQTLRLDSLPQADPAVRLQVCLETLGVEEETLEGVPAHLRLPVAVTRYWLRRASPEPTVLKALLMVMVQGELNRRTGGATGWQGVTSHNPHPLDGVVAQSFNQWQACLKDTSQLNLLLCKPLPEPHYAWLYQGRLVHRRQKQLLNREPEEILHDPRFRRLYRRLLGAVTQPDPGANRRAGGPEAQLRASTEHLHLNTQDEEEEEKELGGAEGLDQGSDGSRVEVKSRRRKQQREGWE, from the exons ATGGGGGTACAGGGCTTGTGGTCGCTGCTGGAGGAATACAACCAGATCTACCAGGACATCCACTTCTGGGACAGCAAGCTAGTGGTGGACGGCACTAACCTGGCCCACCTCCTCTACAACAGGGCCAACCTGGACCAGAACCACGGCGGGGAGTACCTGGCCTTCCAGGCGGAGGTCAAGGCATTTTTCAAGACTCTGGacgactgtcaaattaaagcaTATGTTGTGATTGACGGAGGCTCGGGCACCAGCGACATCAAACTAAACCACAGGATGGACCGTCAAAGAAAACGTGTCAAGAAGATCCCTGACGCTCTGAAGGGTGGGAAAAAGGGCTTTTATGCCCTCTTTACCACAACAGTGTTCGAAGAGACGCTGAACGACATGAAGGTGCCGCTGGTCAGGTGCTTCAGAGAGGCCGACGGCCAGCTGGCTGCCCTGGCCAAAAAGTGGTCCTGCCCGGTGCTGTCCAGAGACAGCGACTTCTACATCTACGACCTTCCAGAGGGGTTTCTACCCCTGGATCACTTCCAGATGGACTCAGTTAAAGCAAGTGGGGCcaggagttgcatctcctgcaAGCGATACACCACGTCCAGGTTCTGTACCCTTTTCAACATCGGCCACCAGCTGCTGCCCGTCTTCGCCACTTTGGCAGGGAACGACTATGACATCCTCAGAAATGTTAAGTGGGACAGGTATGTTCCAGAGGGAAGTCCTAAAATGAAGTCCAAGTCCCCCCGCCTGGTGGGCCTCCTGAGTTGGCTGGGAGCCAGGACAGACCGGACAACAGAAGACACCTTGACAGCAGCGATGGCACTCATACCCAACATTAGCCAACAGGCGCGGACGGAAATGCGGACGGAGGTGCAGAACGCCATGCTAGAGTACCGACTCCCCAGCTCCTCTCTGCGGAGGTTTTTCAGTGAGGGAACTGTTCCGCCGCTGCCTCCTGAGATCTGGAGCTGGGTCCCTGAGTGGGTCCGTGTGTCCCTGGCCAGAGGAGACCTGGGGGCCAAAATACTGGACTATGACATACTTGTGCACAGGAGGAAGTTTCTGCGAATCCAGGTGGAGTGCAGCGTCCTGCAGAGCTCTAACCTCACCTCACGGCCCATCCGGCAGGTGATGTACGGGCTGCTGCTGGgccagggggagggtgaggtggaggagtgggaCCGGGACGGTCTGGAGCTCGTCAGTGTCAAGGTGCAACCGCTGGTCCAAGGAGCCGCTCAGACGCTGAGGCTGGACTCTCTGCCCCAG GCAGACCCCGCTGTGaggctgcaggtgtgtctggaGACACTGGGCGTGGAGGAAGAGACGCTGGAGGGAGTTCCGGCTCACCTGCGCCTCCCAGTGGCTGTGACCCGCTACTGGCTGAGGAGGGCCAGCCCTGAGCCGACGGTCCTCAAAGCTCTGCTGATGGTCATGGTCCAAGGAGAACTGAACCGACGGACAGGAGGGGCAACAG gctgGCAGGGGGTCACCAGCCACAACCCTCACCCTCTGGATGGTGTCGTGGCTCAAAGCTTCAACCAATGGCAGGCCTGCCTGAAGGACACCTCCCAGCTCAACCTGCTGCTCTGCAAGCCCCTCCCTGAACCCCACTACGCCTG GTTGTACCAGGGCAGGCTGGTGCACCGGCGGCAGAAGCAGCTTCTGAACAGGGAGCCAGAGGAGATACTTCATGACCCCCGGTTCAGGAGACTGTACAGGAGGCTCCTGGGAGCAGTGACCCAGCCAGACCCCGGGGCCaacaggagagctggggggccTGAGGCCCAGCTGAGGGCCAGCACGGAGCACCTTCACCTCAACAcccaggatgaggaggaggaggagaaggagctgggCGGGGCTGAAGGCCTGGATCAGGGATCAGATGGTTCTAGGGTGGAGGTtaaaagcaggaggaggaagcagcagagggaggggtgggagtga
- the LOC115545496 gene encoding protein asteroid homolog 1 isoform X5: MGVQGLWSLLEEYNQIYQDIHFWDSKLVVDGTNLAHLLYNRANLDQNHGGEYLAFQAEVKAFFKTLDDCQIKAYVVIDGGSGTSDIKLNHRMDRQRKRVKKIPDALKGGKKGFYALFTTTVFEETLNDMKVPLVRCFREADGQLAALAKKWSCPVLSRDSDFYIYDLPEGFLPLDHFQMDSVKASGARSCISCKRYTTSRFCTLFNIGHQLLPVFATLAGNDYDILRNVKWDRYVPEGSPKMKSKSPRLVGLLSWLGARTDRTTEDTLTAAMALIPNISQQARTEMRTEVQNAMLEYRLPSSSLRRFFSEGTVPPLPPEIWSWVPEWVRVSLARGDLGAKILDYDILVHRRKFLRIQVECSVLQSSNLTSRPIRQVMYGLLLGQGEGEVEEWDRDGLELVSVKVQPLVQGAAQTLRLDSLPQADPAVRLQVCLETLGVEEETLEGVPAHLRLPVAVTRYWLRRASPEPTVLKALLMVMVQGELNRRTGGATGWQGVTSHNPHPLDGVVAQSFNQWQACLKDTSQLNLLLCKPLPEPHYACLHHGFLSCMRRLQSLRERSTDVLLPTDAGRRTKGSAQTGRSHLTNQRLQ, encoded by the exons ATGGGGGTACAGGGCTTGTGGTCGCTGCTGGAGGAATACAACCAGATCTACCAGGACATCCACTTCTGGGACAGCAAGCTAGTGGTGGACGGCACTAACCTGGCCCACCTCCTCTACAACAGGGCCAACCTGGACCAGAACCACGGCGGGGAGTACCTGGCCTTCCAGGCGGAGGTCAAGGCATTTTTCAAGACTCTGGacgactgtcaaattaaagcaTATGTTGTGATTGACGGAGGCTCGGGCACCAGCGACATCAAACTAAACCACAGGATGGACCGTCAAAGAAAACGTGTCAAGAAGATCCCTGACGCTCTGAAGGGTGGGAAAAAGGGCTTTTATGCCCTCTTTACCACAACAGTGTTCGAAGAGACGCTGAACGACATGAAGGTGCCGCTGGTCAGGTGCTTCAGAGAGGCCGACGGCCAGCTGGCTGCCCTGGCCAAAAAGTGGTCCTGCCCGGTGCTGTCCAGAGACAGCGACTTCTACATCTACGACCTTCCAGAGGGGTTTCTACCCCTGGATCACTTCCAGATGGACTCAGTTAAAGCAAGTGGGGCcaggagttgcatctcctgcaAGCGATACACCACGTCCAGGTTCTGTACCCTTTTCAACATCGGCCACCAGCTGCTGCCCGTCTTCGCCACTTTGGCAGGGAACGACTATGACATCCTCAGAAATGTTAAGTGGGACAGGTATGTTCCAGAGGGAAGTCCTAAAATGAAGTCCAAGTCCCCCCGCCTGGTGGGCCTCCTGAGTTGGCTGGGAGCCAGGACAGACCGGACAACAGAAGACACCTTGACAGCAGCGATGGCACTCATACCCAACATTAGCCAACAGGCGCGGACGGAAATGCGGACGGAGGTGCAGAACGCCATGCTAGAGTACCGACTCCCCAGCTCCTCTCTGCGGAGGTTTTTCAGTGAGGGAACTGTTCCGCCGCTGCCTCCTGAGATCTGGAGCTGGGTCCCTGAGTGGGTCCGTGTGTCCCTGGCCAGAGGAGACCTGGGGGCCAAAATACTGGACTATGACATACTTGTGCACAGGAGGAAGTTTCTGCGAATCCAGGTGGAGTGCAGCGTCCTGCAGAGCTCTAACCTCACCTCACGGCCCATCCGGCAGGTGATGTACGGGCTGCTGCTGGgccagggggagggtgaggtggaggagtgggaCCGGGACGGTCTGGAGCTCGTCAGTGTCAAGGTGCAACCGCTGGTCCAAGGAGCCGCTCAGACGCTGAGGCTGGACTCTCTGCCCCAG GCAGACCCCGCTGTGaggctgcaggtgtgtctggaGACACTGGGCGTGGAGGAAGAGACGCTGGAGGGAGTTCCGGCTCACCTGCGCCTCCCAGTGGCTGTGACCCGCTACTGGCTGAGGAGGGCCAGCCCTGAGCCGACGGTCCTCAAAGCTCTGCTGATGGTCATGGTCCAAGGAGAACTGAACCGACGGACAGGAGGGGCAACAG gctgGCAGGGGGTCACCAGCCACAACCCTCACCCTCTGGATGGTGTCGTGGCTCAAAGCTTCAACCAATGGCAGGCCTGCCTGAAGGACACCTCCCAGCTCAACCTGCTGCTCTGCAAGCCCCTCCCTGAACCCCACTACGCCTG TCTCCACCACGGTTTCCTGAGCTGCATGAGGAGGCTCCAATCGCTCAGAGAAAGGAGTACAGATGTACTCCTCCCCACCGACGCAGGGAGGAGAACCAAAGGGTCGGCTCAAACCGGCAGGAGCCATCTGACTAATCAAAGATTACAATGA